The following are from one region of the Leptospira harrisiae genome:
- a CDS encoding Crp/Fnr family transcriptional regulator yields the protein MSFFQMVTFPANSYIIVEGKKDANNFYIIREGKVRVTRETAVVGEDPNQVLGPGDFFGVVAAMSQHPQIESATSLTNVSLISVSYDQFGTLIQKSTAVAMNIIRFFSMKLRQFDTTITRLSFRNAVEEDPNELFKIGEYYFQQQNTSHATFAYQSYLKHLPNGQFVPQAKLRLQTSNQPFQAPPIDYNKFNRNYKDSEMIFCEHEPGKELFILQSGKVKISKIVNQNEVMLAVLQAGDIFGEMAILDNKPRSASAVAAGDVELLAINKANFEGMVKAQPQLATRLITLLSERIWIAYKQLANLLLKDPQGRIVDTLMTLAEKNRIKVAPKQGYNFEIGTKDLLKMVGLTDPKDELLISDIMKNNKFIRMDMGKIVCTDMAELEKLVQFYHKKANMENKLKKLK from the coding sequence ATGTCGTTTTTTCAAATGGTTACTTTCCCAGCGAACTCCTACATCATTGTAGAGGGGAAAAAGGATGCGAACAATTTCTATATCATCCGTGAGGGGAAGGTACGTGTCACTCGTGAGACGGCTGTTGTCGGAGAAGATCCAAACCAAGTTTTAGGACCTGGTGACTTTTTCGGAGTGGTGGCAGCTATGAGCCAACACCCACAGATTGAATCTGCCACTTCACTCACCAACGTATCTTTAATCTCTGTTAGTTACGACCAATTTGGAACCCTGATCCAAAAGTCTACGGCAGTTGCGATGAATATCATTCGTTTCTTCTCAATGAAGTTACGACAATTTGATACTACAATTACAAGACTTTCTTTTCGTAACGCCGTTGAAGAAGATCCAAACGAACTTTTTAAAATTGGCGAATATTACTTCCAACAGCAAAATACATCACACGCTACCTTCGCTTACCAAAGTTATTTAAAGCACCTTCCTAACGGACAGTTTGTACCGCAGGCAAAATTACGTTTGCAGACAAGCAACCAACCTTTCCAAGCACCGCCCATTGATTACAATAAATTCAATCGAAACTATAAAGATAGTGAGATGATTTTTTGTGAACACGAACCAGGTAAGGAACTATTTATTTTACAAAGTGGAAAGGTTAAAATTTCCAAAATTGTAAACCAGAACGAGGTGATGCTCGCAGTTCTCCAAGCAGGGGACATTTTTGGTGAGATGGCAATCCTTGATAACAAACCTCGTTCCGCGTCTGCTGTCGCAGCGGGCGATGTGGAACTCCTTGCCATCAACAAAGCCAACTTTGAAGGAATGGTAAAAGCCCAACCACAATTGGCAACAAGGCTTATCACACTTTTATCCGAACGAATTTGGATTGCCTACAAACAGTTAGCTAACCTTCTTTTGAAAGACCCACAAGGCCGCATCGTAGATACACTAATGACTTTGGCCGAAAAAAATCGAATCAAAGTGGCACCCAAACAAGGTTACAATTTTGAAATTGGGACCAAGGACCTTCTCAAAATGGTGGGACTTACGGATCCAAAAGATGAACTTTTGATCTCAGATATCATGAAGAATAATAAATTTATTCGTATGGACATGGGAAAAATTGT
- a CDS encoding tetratricopeptide repeat protein, with amino-acid sequence MRQNSTAWTNSLRVTFTLGILVSMGFFPLLADRSVSQIFADERNQQGELLYKKAKEFLEDRNHYQSVESCKSFLLLYPGHSKTREVRKTLSSNYRMTGDVLALAENELKIYKEFPNTEEGLESYLISGKAYVRMGREDKAYQIFQDIIKNTYSSKIAQEAELELTQMEILGESKNK; translated from the coding sequence ATGAGACAGAATTCGACAGCCTGGACCAACTCCTTACGAGTGACTTTTACCCTAGGAATCCTTGTTTCTATGGGGTTTTTTCCTCTTTTAGCCGATCGTTCCGTGAGTCAAATTTTTGCGGACGAACGAAACCAACAAGGGGAACTCCTCTACAAGAAGGCAAAAGAGTTTCTAGAGGATCGGAACCACTACCAATCGGTGGAATCCTGCAAAAGCTTTTTATTACTCTATCCAGGCCATTCCAAAACACGCGAAGTGCGAAAAACCTTAAGTTCCAACTACCGAATGACAGGCGATGTATTGGCACTTGCTGAAAACGAACTGAAAATTTATAAAGAATTTCCCAATACGGAAGAAGGACTCGAATCCTACTTAATTTCTGGCAAAGCCTATGTCCGTATGGGCAGGGAAGACAAAGCGTATCAGATTTTTCAGGACATTATCAAAAATACGTATTCCAGTAAAATTGCACAAGAAGCGGAATTAGAACTGACTCAGATGGAAATTTTAGGAGAGAGTAAAAATAAGTAA
- a CDS encoding vWA domain-containing protein, which yields MRKKNKNQQLKRNFAILILFFLSFFPLSPQVQPNKRYVFILDASGSMSEKWDGKTRMAVAKEKLLQVLGGLPKDVSVGLVAYGNRIAGCSSARLYHPIQRGAASLVSQKISSIVPAGSTPIAQTLNLVGEFLLNDLQETEIIFISDGVESCDGDPKAVLYQLKQSGKKFRLQVLGIDIDPKGEEDLKRLSILGDGHYYSLKGPEDYDSSFKQIFFSSEQEPKLVSETTNHNTNLAAPSQNQIKILNILPYEDGSESGYILNYEYTAKTNTSYMVQLYLYPAEEKQRSFPVPPLRERRMGDLTKHQIELKIGPEGKGRFVFPLPAGKRMKASAELWDLTGVPKILAISEEKPVHENLSSGRN from the coding sequence GTGCGGAAAAAAAATAAAAACCAGCAACTGAAAAGGAATTTTGCCATCCTCATTTTATTTTTTCTTTCCTTTTTTCCCCTTTCCCCGCAAGTACAACCTAACAAACGATATGTTTTTATTTTAGATGCCAGTGGTTCCATGTCTGAAAAATGGGATGGAAAAACAAGGATGGCCGTTGCCAAAGAAAAATTATTACAAGTTCTTGGGGGATTGCCAAAAGATGTGAGTGTGGGACTTGTTGCTTACGGAAACCGAATCGCAGGATGTTCATCCGCCAGGTTGTATCACCCCATCCAACGAGGAGCTGCATCTCTTGTGAGCCAAAAAATTTCGTCCATTGTGCCTGCAGGATCAACACCCATCGCCCAAACCTTAAACTTGGTTGGTGAGTTTCTTTTGAATGATCTTCAAGAAACGGAGATTATTTTTATCTCCGATGGGGTGGAAAGTTGCGATGGAGATCCAAAAGCCGTTCTGTACCAACTGAAACAATCCGGAAAAAAATTTCGATTACAGGTGCTAGGGATCGACATTGACCCCAAAGGAGAGGAAGATCTCAAACGGCTTTCCATCCTTGGAGACGGACATTATTATTCTTTGAAAGGTCCTGAAGATTATGATTCTTCTTTCAAACAAATCTTTTTTTCCTCAGAACAGGAACCCAAGCTTGTCTCGGAAACCACCAATCACAATACAAATCTAGCCGCACCATCCCAAAACCAAATCAAAATCCTGAATATCCTTCCTTATGAAGATGGATCAGAATCTGGTTACATTCTGAATTACGAATACACTGCCAAAACCAATACTTCCTATATGGTGCAGTTGTATCTTTATCCAGCAGAAGAAAAACAACGAAGTTTCCCTGTTCCACCGCTTCGAGAGCGAAGGATGGGAGACCTCACCAAACATCAAATTGAATTAAAAATTGGGCCAGAAGGAAAAGGTCGTTTTGTTTTCCCTTTGCCCGCTGGAAAACGTATGAAAGCATCCGCAGAACTTTGGGATTTGACAGGGGTTCCGAAAATTCTTGCCATTTCAGAGGAAAAACCCGTTCACGAGAATCTCAGTTCTGGCCGAAACTGA
- a CDS encoding NUDIX hydrolase — translation MLPYESFVKKLSRDFDEIPDTSEVKSGVIFPLYGSKDIAEGIILTERSKNLKSHPGQISFPGGVKEKEDSNLLVTALREWEEEMGVQSSTLNVLGKLEGLHTRTGFHITPFLATYEGDLSFQHNTEEVERVILLSFSDLWTKPFYAIQVPGREHFAYYFDLGDGLLWGATCEMILRFLRAHSSFDRTPLLVKPNLVVPPFLDPKSL, via the coding sequence ATGTTACCCTACGAGTCCTTTGTAAAAAAACTTTCAAGGGACTTTGATGAAATTCCTGACACATCAGAAGTGAAGTCAGGAGTGATTTTTCCTTTATATGGATCCAAAGATATTGCAGAAGGAATCATTCTTACTGAACGTTCCAAAAATCTAAAATCCCACCCCGGCCAAATTTCTTTTCCGGGTGGAGTCAAAGAAAAAGAAGATTCCAATCTTTTAGTCACGGCCCTTCGGGAATGGGAAGAAGAGATGGGTGTCCAAAGTTCTACTTTGAATGTTCTTGGAAAACTAGAAGGGCTCCATACAAGAACCGGTTTTCATATCACTCCATTTTTGGCCACCTATGAAGGTGATTTATCCTTTCAGCATAACACAGAGGAAGTGGAACGAGTCATTCTCCTTTCCTTTTCCGATCTTTGGACAAAACCTTTTTATGCCATTCAAGTGCCTGGCCGGGAACATTTTGCTTATTATTTTGATTTAGGAGATGGTCTCCTTTGGGGTGCTACCTGCGAAATGATTTTGCGATTCCTACGGGCACATTCTTCTTTTGACAGAACTCCCCTTCTCGTGAAACCAAACCTAGTCGTTCCGCCTTTTTTAGATCCCAAATCCCTCTAA
- a CDS encoding ribonuclease D — translation MQINSNYILVDTAKALDLALINLRQSKIMSIDTESSGYYTYYPKVCLIQINSNGKNYLIDPLKITNLSALGPLFADPNILKIFHSAQDDIKALKRDFGFKFVNTADTMISSRLLSLEQSSLSHVVEHYHKVTLSKVEQKSNWEIRPLQKQQLKYAALDTAYLESIWLKMEEELKRRSLYDEAISEFEFIASEEYVAKEGEGFSLGKFPDILNFTPLERRKILELLRYRDEKAKRINKASFRVFNNDRLSQAVKGHPNEEKCVEWFGKKDGTEIFKLLTAEYNDPIDTSELSKRHGEDLNEDENHKFENAKKWRLRIMRARRMEHSLLPSNKQLIVILRAAPKTLEELKALHVFSDWKVQNYGPSLLAAIQGLPFDSMINRLVAIRSKEAFVAKRRKKQNQNSKDEG, via the coding sequence ATGCAAATCAATTCCAACTATATTCTCGTTGATACAGCAAAAGCTTTGGATTTAGCTCTGATCAATCTCAGACAGTCCAAAATCATGTCGATCGACACCGAGTCCTCCGGTTATTACACGTACTACCCCAAAGTTTGTCTCATCCAGATCAATTCTAATGGCAAAAATTACCTGATTGACCCTCTAAAAATCACAAATTTGTCAGCTTTGGGTCCTTTGTTTGCAGATCCGAACATTCTCAAAATCTTCCATTCGGCACAAGATGACATCAAAGCCTTAAAAAGAGACTTTGGGTTCAAATTTGTGAACACGGCAGATACAATGATCAGTTCTCGATTATTGTCATTAGAACAAAGTTCTTTGTCACATGTAGTAGAACATTACCATAAAGTAACACTTTCCAAAGTAGAACAAAAGTCTAATTGGGAAATTCGTCCTCTTCAAAAACAACAACTTAAATATGCAGCACTCGACACTGCTTATTTAGAATCCATTTGGTTAAAAATGGAAGAAGAACTCAAACGAAGATCTCTTTATGATGAAGCTATCTCCGAATTTGAATTCATTGCATCCGAAGAGTATGTAGCCAAAGAAGGAGAAGGATTTTCTCTTGGAAAATTTCCTGACATTCTTAATTTCACTCCGCTTGAAAGAAGAAAAATTTTAGAACTTCTTCGTTACCGTGATGAAAAAGCAAAACGAATTAACAAAGCTAGTTTCCGAGTTTTTAATAACGATCGTTTATCACAAGCAGTGAAAGGACATCCGAACGAAGAAAAATGTGTGGAATGGTTTGGAAAAAAAGACGGAACAGAAATTTTCAAACTATTAACTGCTGAATACAATGATCCTATCGATACATCAGAACTTTCGAAACGTCATGGCGAAGACTTAAACGAAGATGAAAACCATAAATTCGAAAATGCTAAAAAATGGCGACTCCGCATTATGCGCGCTAGACGAATGGAACACTCCCTTCTTCCTTCGAACAAACAACTCATTGTTATTTTGCGAGCAGCACCAAAAACCTTAGAAGAATTAAAAGCCCTCCATGTGTTTTCGGATTGGAAAGTACAAAACTATGGCCCAAGTTTACTTGCTGCCATCCAAGGACTTCCTTTTGATTCGATGATCAACCGTTTGGTGGCCATTCGTTCCAAAGAAGCATTTGTTGCCAAACGTAGGAAAAAACAAAACCAAAACTCGAAAGACGAGGGTTGA
- the purF gene encoding amidophosphoribosyltransferase: MILQSDKPKEECAIFGIYNSKEAANFTYLGLYSMQHRGQESSGIVTTDGSHLYRYANMGLVANIFTQPKIKELIGDSAIGHNRYSTTGASFLRNAQPIRVESHLGPVALAHNGNLVNSWDIRNKLERDGSIFQTTIDSEVIVHLMAKSHKTDLLEALCESLAQVRGAYSLLVLTPRYLIAVRDPNGFRPLVMGKRSDGAIVFASETCAFDITETEYVRDVEPGEMIVIDHTGMRSLYPFPKAKPSLCIFEYIYFARPDSYIFEESVYKVRKSLGRQLARVMPVEADVIIPVPDSANIAALGYSEESGIPYQSGLVRSHYIGRTFIEPDQKIRDFGAKIKYNVVKEVVNGKRVVIIDDSVMRGTTSRKIIKMIRNAGAKEIHFRVSAPPTVSPCYYGIDIPTHKELIASTHSIDEIQKYLRVDSLAYLTLDTMHKAVEGHKGGGFCDACFTSNYPVEFQDHAGNQKSLFTEYATEE, from the coding sequence ATGATTCTCCAATCTGACAAACCAAAAGAAGAATGTGCCATTTTCGGCATCTACAATAGCAAGGAAGCTGCTAATTTTACCTACCTAGGTTTGTACTCAATGCAACACCGAGGCCAGGAGTCCAGTGGGATCGTCACAACAGATGGTTCTCACTTATACCGGTATGCCAACATGGGTCTCGTGGCAAATATCTTCACTCAACCGAAGATCAAAGAGCTCATAGGGGATTCGGCCATTGGTCACAACCGGTATTCCACAACGGGAGCCAGTTTTCTAAGGAATGCTCAGCCCATCCGCGTGGAATCCCACTTAGGTCCTGTGGCACTTGCCCACAATGGTAACCTAGTCAACTCCTGGGACATTCGAAATAAGCTCGAAAGAGACGGATCGATCTTTCAAACCACCATCGATTCCGAAGTCATTGTCCACTTGATGGCGAAAAGCCATAAAACAGACCTTCTAGAAGCACTCTGTGAATCACTTGCACAAGTTCGCGGTGCCTACTCTCTGTTAGTTTTAACTCCAAGATACTTAATTGCAGTGCGAGATCCCAACGGTTTTCGCCCCCTTGTGATGGGGAAACGAAGTGATGGTGCCATTGTCTTTGCTTCTGAAACCTGTGCTTTTGATATCACCGAAACAGAATATGTAAGGGATGTGGAACCAGGTGAGATGATTGTTATCGATCATACGGGAATGCGTTCCCTCTACCCATTCCCAAAAGCAAAACCAAGTCTTTGTATATTTGAATACATCTACTTTGCAAGACCTGATTCGTATATCTTCGAAGAATCTGTTTATAAAGTAAGAAAATCTCTCGGTCGCCAGCTTGCGCGTGTTATGCCAGTGGAAGCCGACGTGATCATTCCTGTTCCAGATTCTGCAAACATTGCGGCCCTCGGTTATAGTGAAGAGTCTGGGATCCCATACCAAAGTGGTCTTGTGCGTTCTCATTACATTGGTCGTACCTTCATTGAACCGGACCAAAAAATTCGGGACTTTGGTGCCAAAATCAAATACAATGTGGTGAAAGAAGTGGTAAATGGAAAACGCGTTGTCATCATTGACGACTCGGTGATGCGAGGAACCACAAGCCGTAAAATCATTAAAATGATTCGGAATGCCGGCGCCAAAGAAATTCATTTTAGAGTTTCTGCTCCACCTACGGTTTCTCCTTGTTATTATGGTATCGATATTCCAACCCATAAAGAACTCATTGCATCGACTCATAGTATTGATGAGATTCAAAAGTATCTTCGTGTGGATTCTCTTGCTTATTTAACTTTGGATACAATGCATAAAGCAGTAGAAGGACACAAAGGCGGCGGATTTTGTGATGCTTGTTTCACTTCCAATTACCCAGTGGAATTTCAAGATCATGCAGGAAATCAAAAGTCTTTATTTACGGAATACGCGACGGAAGAGTAA
- the queD gene encoding 6-carboxytetrahydropterin synthase QueD, which produces MEELELSKTFGFEAAHFLPNVPEGHKCKRMHGHSFRFAVYLKGEIDPHTGWIMDFGELKSIVKPILDEHLDHYVLNDVPGLENPTSENIAVWLWNQLKPKLPLLDKITLYETCTSSCVYRGPKK; this is translated from the coding sequence ATGGAAGAGCTTGAACTTTCCAAAACCTTTGGTTTTGAAGCCGCACATTTTTTACCGAATGTTCCTGAAGGCCACAAATGCAAAAGAATGCATGGCCACAGTTTTCGTTTTGCAGTGTATCTTAAAGGTGAAATTGATCCTCACACTGGTTGGATCATGGACTTCGGTGAATTAAAATCCATCGTAAAACCAATCTTAGACGAACATTTGGATCATTATGTATTGAATGATGTTCCAGGCCTTGAAAATCCAACAAGTGAAAACATTGCTGTTTGGCTTTGGAACCAATTAAAACCAAAACTTCCTTTACTCGATAAAATCACTTTGTACGAAACTTGCACTAGTTCTTGTGTGTACAGAGGTCCAAAAAAGTAA
- the queC gene encoding 7-cyano-7-deazaguanine synthase QueC, which translates to MVSVKDSSPHSRSEKKGAVVLLSGGLDSTTCLYEAAREYGHPKNKKLPILALSFDYSQKHKIELVKSKKIAKLLGIKHVIQKLDPGFFLGSSLTEKNIKVRKNAKSLFSGVEKEIPNTYVPGRNILFLSFALSLAEGHGYDSIYIGVNALDYSGYPDCRPEFIESFQKMANLGTKKGVSGTGDSIQIKTPLLHLNKKEIIELGIEVDAPLHLTHSCYDPLRGKPCGKCDSCILRAKGFLEAGILDPALSIR; encoded by the coding sequence ATGGTTTCCGTTAAGGATTCCTCTCCTCATTCCAGATCTGAAAAAAAAGGTGCCGTAGTACTTTTGTCAGGTGGGCTTGATTCTACCACTTGTTTGTATGAAGCAGCAAGAGAATATGGTCATCCAAAGAATAAAAAATTACCAATCCTTGCTTTATCTTTTGATTATTCTCAAAAACACAAAATAGAATTAGTAAAAAGTAAAAAAATTGCAAAACTTCTCGGAATCAAACATGTGATTCAAAAGTTGGATCCAGGTTTTTTTCTGGGAAGTTCCCTCACTGAAAAAAATATCAAGGTGAGAAAGAATGCAAAATCGTTATTTAGCGGTGTGGAAAAGGAAATCCCTAATACATACGTCCCAGGAAGAAATATTTTATTTCTTTCTTTTGCTTTGTCCCTCGCGGAGGGTCATGGATATGATTCCATTTATATTGGAGTCAATGCACTCGACTATTCTGGATATCCGGATTGCCGGCCTGAGTTCATCGAATCTTTTCAGAAGATGGCAAATTTAGGAACCAAAAAAGGAGTGAGTGGCACAGGTGATTCCATCCAAATCAAAACTCCACTGCTTCACTTAAACAAAAAAGAAATTATTGAACTCGGAATCGAAGTAGACGCTCCACTCCACCTAACGCATTCTTGTTATGATCCCTTACGTGGGAAACCTTGTGGCAAATGTGATTCTTGCATTTTAAGAGCCAAAGGATTTTTGGAAGCTGGAATTTTAGATCCAGCATTATCGATTCGATAA
- a CDS encoding SBBP repeat-containing protein, with protein MNNPSDIRTDAFLETQLLRCLLGEIDCVEIPQDNQGVREWTRFLGATGGVQTSSPSTITDRSGNVYIVGTTTGSLSGQTKISPGSSNDIFVLKFTNGGDLLWARQMGSPSAATSYVEVIHMDVFGDLYIVGSSGGPFNEIPTNGAGSILIKLNQAGSVLWTRIFPTASETLGSGVTSDPEGNVYITGNTEEQVINADTALGGRNTFIFKYNRKGDYLWTRLIDNGGPSSYGQQIQYDPYSRNIILAGQVGGSGTFFGNSLPGGLTDSYLLALNTNGIVQWVRLLGISGSSSSIRALSIDKKGSAYVTGDVNGNLDGQVKSGAIVQFLTRYNMYGDKLWTRLLGGGGSSNTYTYGIYADNTSHIYTVGSTTGNLFGINILGIQDAYLSKYDNQGNLLWIRPSGSAGSTVYGRGISSDKYGTLYISGSTDGNFDNQTKQGTYDAFLIKYR; from the coding sequence TTGAATAATCCTTCAGATATTCGCACAGATGCCTTTTTAGAAACACAATTACTTCGTTGCCTTTTAGGAGAAATTGATTGTGTAGAAATCCCACAAGACAACCAAGGAGTTCGAGAATGGACGCGGTTTTTGGGAGCAACCGGTGGAGTTCAAACTAGTTCACCTTCTACTATCACGGATCGTTCCGGAAATGTTTACATTGTGGGTACGACCACAGGATCTTTGTCAGGACAAACAAAAATATCTCCCGGATCGTCGAACGATATCTTCGTTTTAAAATTCACTAATGGTGGAGATTTATTATGGGCTCGTCAAATGGGAAGTCCAAGTGCAGCAACGAGTTATGTAGAAGTAATCCATATGGATGTCTTTGGCGATTTGTACATTGTGGGTTCCTCTGGTGGACCGTTTAATGAAATACCAACAAATGGTGCGGGAAGTATTTTGATTAAACTCAACCAGGCAGGATCAGTGCTCTGGACACGTATCTTCCCAACTGCAAGTGAAACCTTAGGATCAGGAGTTACATCTGATCCAGAAGGAAATGTATACATTACGGGAAACACAGAAGAACAGGTTATCAATGCAGACACGGCATTAGGCGGAAGAAATACATTTATCTTTAAATACAATCGAAAAGGCGATTATCTTTGGACAAGACTGATTGATAACGGAGGACCTAGTTCGTATGGCCAACAAATTCAATATGATCCTTATTCTAGAAATATTATACTTGCGGGCCAAGTCGGTGGTTCCGGAACATTTTTTGGAAATTCCTTACCAGGTGGACTCACCGATTCATATTTGCTTGCGTTAAATACAAATGGAATTGTTCAATGGGTTCGACTTCTTGGAATCTCTGGAAGTTCAAGTAGCATCAGAGCTCTTTCCATTGATAAAAAAGGTTCTGCATATGTAACTGGTGATGTCAATGGCAATCTTGACGGCCAAGTCAAATCAGGGGCGATTGTACAGTTTTTAACTCGATACAATATGTATGGCGATAAACTTTGGACCCGTTTGTTAGGAGGAGGTGGTTCTAGTAATACATATACCTATGGCATCTACGCTGATAATACTTCGCATATTTATACAGTAGGAAGTACTACGGGAAATTTATTTGGCATTAATATATTGGGAATTCAAGATGCCTACCTTTCTAAATATGATAACCAAGGAAATTTACTTTGGATTCGTCCTTCTGGAAGTGCTGGTTCTACAGTTTATGGAAGGGGAATCTCTTCTGATAAATACGGAACTCTTTACATTTCTGGCTCTACAGATGGCAATTTTGACAACCAAACCAAACAAGGGACTTACGACGCATTTTTAATAAAGTACCGTTAA
- a CDS encoding NAD(P)-dependent oxidoreductase: protein MKITLIGATGFIGSKTLEESLNKGYQVTAVLRDPSKLKVEHPNLKKIQGDIFDTDGLAKIISGSDAVLDSYNPGWTDPNIRENMINGSLSILGATKKAGVKRIIVMGGAGSLEVQPGVQLIDTPEFPKEYFAGADGARQILNHLRSENELEWTFLSPSAVIEPEGSKTGKYRFSKESLLVDTNGHSHISLADLVKAFVDELEERKYVKQRFTVGY from the coding sequence ATGAAAATTACATTGATTGGAGCAACAGGGTTTATTGGAAGCAAAACTCTAGAAGAATCTTTAAACAAAGGATACCAAGTGACAGCTGTTTTACGAGATCCGTCAAAACTAAAAGTCGAACATCCAAACTTAAAAAAAATCCAAGGGGATATTTTTGATACAGATGGTTTGGCTAAGATCATTTCTGGATCTGATGCCGTTTTGGATTCTTATAATCCAGGATGGACAGACCCCAATATCAGAGAAAACATGATCAATGGATCTTTATCCATTCTAGGTGCCACAAAAAAAGCAGGCGTCAAACGGATCATTGTTATGGGTGGAGCAGGATCTTTGGAAGTTCAACCTGGAGTGCAGCTGATTGACACACCAGAATTTCCAAAAGAATATTTTGCCGGTGCCGATGGTGCAAGGCAGATTCTAAATCACTTACGATCAGAAAACGAATTGGAATGGACCTTCCTTTCTCCTTCTGCTGTTATCGAACCAGAAGGATCAAAAACAGGTAAATATCGTTTTTCAAAAGAGTCTCTTCTAGTTGATACCAATGGACATAGCCATATCTCACTGGCAGACTTAGTAAAAGCCTTTGTAGATGAACTCGAAGAAAGAAAATATGTAAAACAAAGATTTACAGTTGGTTATTGA
- a CDS encoding Rrf2 family transcriptional regulator — protein MSIPSRYSVAIHILTILEMDGEASSEEIAGSVGTNPAIIRLLLGKLKKAGIINVRRGVKGSSLSKPAREINLLDIYKATEKEDALFLLHEHPNPNCPIGKNIQSALTGILDEAQKAMENKLSKYNLSDVSSEIRQRTTSKKNGFYKKQV, from the coding sequence ATGTCCATCCCTAGCCGATATTCTGTTGCCATTCATATTCTAACCATTTTGGAAATGGATGGAGAAGCTTCGTCAGAGGAAATTGCAGGATCTGTGGGCACCAATCCCGCAATCATTCGTTTGTTACTCGGGAAACTAAAAAAAGCAGGCATCATCAATGTACGTAGGGGAGTCAAAGGTTCCTCTTTGTCAAAACCTGCCAGGGAGATCAACCTACTCGATATTTATAAAGCAACAGAAAAAGAAGATGCCTTGTTTCTTTTACACGAACATCCCAATCCAAATTGCCCTATTGGCAAAAACATCCAATCGGCGCTTACAGGAATTTTAGACGAAGCGCAAAAAGCCATGGAAAACAAACTTTCAAAATACAATTTATCGGATGTTAGTTCAGAAATACGCCAACGGACAACATCGAAAAAAAATGGTTTTTATAAGAAACAAGTATAA